DNA sequence from the Oncorhynchus clarkii lewisi isolate Uvic-CL-2024 chromosome 9, UVic_Ocla_1.0, whole genome shotgun sequence genome:
TGACATGCCGGGAGGTAATTCTGACCTCTCGAAAGAACTGTTACATTTATCTAAGCGCCAGACGAGAACGCATCTACATATAGTCACTCTTAGTGATTATGTGCGTCAAGGCATTATTCCACGGGGACTCAGGTGGCAAAAATAACCATCATTGGGACGGCACACATATGATTTCTGTGAGTGCTGGTGTGCCATCCTGAACAAATGCTCTATTGATTTAATGACATTAATTGTTGACCAGTTGAAGAAGGATTTTATTGAAATGGATAACACGATTAAAGACAAACGCACAGCTCTACAAACAGTTGTTCATGATGATGGCATATTCAATGAACTGATGAAAACTAACCAAGTGCTCTATGACAAGTTGTCTACAGAAATAAAGGAACTTAAAATCAAGAAATTCAACCATGACAAAAAAGACAAGGCCGATGGTAAAGTCTACTTCTGGAGAAACCCTGACAAAAGAggtcctgctccccctctccctgacAGACGCAGGAGGGATGCCGCTTACTTCTATCCACCCTTGTCTGATCAACGCTCCGCAACCAGCGCCTCATCGGCTTCCAGTGGTAGTTTTTTATTAAACGAGAGACTGGACGGACGGAAGGGCGGAGGAGGCCGCAGGCACGCGCATCGACGAGATGTCGCACCCGATGGGGTAAGAAGAAACGACTATCAGAGGCAGAGGAGACCGTTCACACGGTCCCAGAACTTACGGGACTGAGTGTTTTTAATTTATCAAGCAAGATATTGAGCCCTgcccatttctctttgcttaataAAGGGTTATCTTTTGTGCCTACAACCCAGTGCAACGATTTTGATGTTAAGGTAGACAtgtttaagttttttttttagaAACATCCGTTTAAGGGAATACTTTAGCTCCCCTAATTCTGACACTTCTATTGAACCAGTAGGTTGCTCTCCTGCACATACTCCGACTCCTTTTAGAAGCAAGAGTTATTTTATACCTCCAGCCAATCGCAATCACTCTATCGAGACATATTGCAGACTTGTGGAAAATGATTTTGGACATCTCCTTAAGAATAAACAGGGATCCAAATCTTTCCATAATTTACCTAAGAATGAAAAACAAGCTTTGCTTGATTTACAATCCGATACGTCAGTCCTTATTCGTCCCGCTGATAAGGGTGGGTCGGTTGTACTCGTGGATAGGACAGCTTATGTACATGAGTGTCATAGACAGCTGCTTGACAACACCTTTTACAAGAAACTCAGAAGTGACCCCACTTCCCAATTTCAGAATACTATCTTGTCTGTCCTAGATGGGTATTTAAGTTCTGGTCAGATAACCAAAAAAGAACATGCTTCAACACCCTAAAATTGCCACTTTCTATACTTTGCCGAAATTACACAAGAATGTTACACAACCTCCAGGGcgccctattgtagcgggcattgatgcagtaacggcccctCTATCTACTTTTGTTGACTTTTTTATTAGACCACtcgcagaacagctcccctcctttgtaaaggacaccagcagtatgatctctatcattgaatctcttgatcctctccctgagaataccttgttagttacttttgatgttgagtcgttatacactaatattccacacgagggcggtattgaagctatggaacattttcttctgcaacgtgaccctaatgaactaccttccagtgcatgcattgtaacattggctgaaatagtactcactacccgctattcaaagtgctctgaacaaattaagggaattgttcacaaacattggcacatcctaaaatccgatgatagtctcggtaatgtgttttcggaccttcccttggtcgtattctcgcggggcagaaatctcagagaccaattggtaaactctgatttaccaccccaagatattcctgaacaacgtctatttgcgcccctactggatggaaattacaaatgtaatggctgtgctcaatgcactggcacttataaatgtagatccttcaaacacccacaaacagggaaatcgatcccaataaaaggtgttattacgtgctctaaggcagttatttatcttataacttgtccttgtggtaaaaattatgtaggtaaaacaaagcgcgaattaaaagtatgtatctcagagcatcgtagcaccattaggtgtaaaaactttacttatccagttgcggcccacttcttggaggcaggccactcgatttcgtctctgcgttatattggcatcgaacatgtcaccctccctaggagagggggtgaccttgataatttattgttaaaacgagaggctgcctggatctttaatttaaagacccttgcgcccttcggtctcaacgtagactttgatctgaagccattcttgtgattattgtgacttgttATAGGCTTGttaagagtggcctaatatcattggttaataatcaaatattaaaatgtcatacaaagaacagcatacaaacaacaaatgtaattgtttgtaagcttgtgtagtcaaattaatctatgatcgtatgctatccatttgttgtttgtatgctgttctttgtatgacattttaatatttgattattaaccaattaTATTAGgtcactcttggccatgattacagacacctgtgtcttttgacactatataaacgagtcttATTTTCAGGAATTTCTATTACCTCAAGGTTTGCACTTTTAGTTTTATTGAGTTGAGGTTTCCTTTTACTAGGTATCAGACAGAAGGAACATCAATGCTGTTTGTGGGAACAAGAACAGGTAAGGTAGCCTATAACATCAGAATGGTACAGTATACTtgagttgtcacgttctgaccttttattttccttttgtctttatttagtctgGTCagtgcgtgagttggggtgggcagtctatgttttgtgtttctatgtttaggtttctgtttcggcctagtatggttctcagaggcaggtgtcgttagttgtctctgagaatcatacttaggtagcctgggtttcactgttggtttgtttcctgtgtccgtgtttgccacacgggactgtttcggttatattcactttgttattttgtattgtgTCATGTTAAGTTTATTCTTTtaaaaacatggacacttaccacgctgcgttttggtccgatccctgctacacctcctcttcagacaaTCTGCCGTCACATGAGTTCATGAATTTCAGCCAGATTTGAGCTAAAATGTGTTATGAATATTATACAGATTCAAGCCTCCAGAACATTCTTCAGAACAATCCAGTCTAATGTGTGGTTCATTGGCTTGAAAACTAGACTAGGCAGTAGGGCCCAATTTCTGTCCACTACATGGTGAATGTGAGCTAGACTTTGTTTTTAAATAGAAGTTGGAGGCTGGCACATTTGTTTTGTGGTGTAAAGATTAAAAAGGCCATGACCTTGATAGACAGGCTGTCTTCCAATACTGGGGATGAAGATGGAAACCTTCGGAGCCTGGTCTGTTCTGGGAAAGGTCAGGTGTGTCCATGATTTCAAATGGTCAGTCCAAGTCAGTTGACGGTAATTGGAATAAAACACAAAGGAGATTTTGTAAGACACTGCACCTGGTCTTTGGATGCTGGTGCCAGATACATTGAGCAAATGCCCTTGAACTGAGGAAGTCTACAGATCACAACATCTCCATGGACCTTATGGAACTTGTGATGTACTGTAGATTCTGTTGAGACAAACTGTGTAAAGGACATACGAATGACATTTCCTGGACACAGGTATGGGAAAAAAATAGACTCCACTTGTTGAGTGTGACCCAAATTTGACTTTgttaaactaggcaagtccgttaagaaagtcttatttacaatgacgtccatGACGATTGTGGggaccctatgggactcccaatcacggtcggatgtgatacagcctggattagaACCAGGGACTAcggtgacacctcttgcactgagatgcagtgccactgGGGAGCTCTGAAGCAAAGCAATGGGACGAATGTTTTGTATACAGTTCTATTCTTAGTCctcctaaaatatatattttgtcacACGCTGGGATACGTACTGTGAAAtatgttttacagggtcagccatagtagtactcTGCCCCTGGAACAAATTAGGTttatgtgccttgctcaaggacacatacagatttttcaccttgatTGTATAGTTATTTGTATCTTTGCTTTGTGTATTTTGTAGGTATTGTATTATACGTTGCACATTGATTGTATTGATGTTTTTGATTCCATGGGTTTAAAGTCtattctattgaatccatttgcTTCTCTGTAAGTCATGGGTTATGCTTGTTTCACCAGCCATCAGTGCTCAGTCTGATATATATTGTTCCTGTAAGTGTATTGCTGGTGACGAATGTCCCCTCTTGGGATTAATAAATAGAGGATCTGCAATACAATTAAGCCAGCTAACTTTCTTATGTTCAAGTGTCCCAATGATGTTAGCTACATTGTAAAAATGCTATTGAATAAAGCACAATGTGAAAACTGCAAGGGAGTGAGTAGGTCTGTTTAGTTCATCTGTATAATGAACCTCCTGATATTTCAGACGTGTATTATTGACTAAATTCCAAAACGATTCTTAATATCTTTAGAGATTCCAAACGAGAAGGATTATATTGACCTTCCTTTAAAGTGCATCCTTCCTTGAAGACTTGCACGCAggcggtttgggttccgtgtgtGTGCCATCGTACATACACTGATTTTGTTAAGAGTCATCAGCCAGTTGGGAAATTTTGATTTCTTTGTTAAATGGTTAAGCCGTACAGATTTGCATTATTCAGAATATCTAGAGATAGAAGTTCAACAACCTAAATggcgaaattgggcatccctgtcgTACACTTCTGTTGATACTGAATCTTTTGGAAGTATTAAGGTTTAACACGGAACTATTTTATATCTTTGTAAAACATGCGAATGACTTCAATATAAATTTCACAGAATCCAAAAAGTTTAAGTGACCTAAAGAGATTCATCTTCAATTGTGTCAAAGGCTTTACAGAAGTCCAGAAATGAGACAAATGCATCTGAGTCCATTGCATCTTAATAATCTATTAGGTCCAAGACTAAACAAATGTTAGTTTGATGGCCCTTCATAAATCCTGTTCGAGTCTCATTTATAATGGTATCTATTCCTttaatattaaaaaaaaaaaacagagcaatcAATTAGTAATATTTAATAAAGTAATTGGTCTCCAATTATCAATGAGAGAAGGGTCTTTATCAGGCTTCGGGATCCGTGAAATAAGGCCCTGTTTCATAGTGGAGACCATTTCCCCCTTTTTAATGCAATCTTAAAACATGTTAAAAATAGGGTCTTCTAGTAACTCAAACTGTCTACAGAATTCAACTGACAGGTCATCCGGGCCAGGTGATTTCCCTTTTTTCATTGACACAGGTGAATCGCAAACTGAGTGGAAATCATCCTCAATTACAGGGACATTAATTCTGAATGTGGCAGATGTAGCTTTCCCAACCATCTTCCAGAAATTGTGAGTTGTAAAGGTTTCataaaaataatttacaaatgttTTTGTAATGGGATCTTTGCATAAAACATTAATTTTGAGTGCAGTTAGATTTTTTTGTAGTTTCTCTTTTCAAGTGCAAAAAAAGTCACTAGTGTTTCTTTCCCACTCTTCAATCCATTTTGCTCTTGACTTTACAAAGGCACCCTTTGCCAGGTCCGTGTAAAGCTGTTCTAATTCTAGTTGTAAAAACTTAAATACAGACTCTCCAACTTGAGTTTTCTAAAGAAAGGTAATCTGTCAAGCTTGCTCATCAACTCCTTTTCTCTAAGGTTCTTTAAGTGCATCAGCTCTTTGGCACGTTTAATGGCAACAACTCTGATTTTATATTTGAAAAATTGCCAAATACTTTCATGACCCAAGACTTTACTTGCAAAACAATTTGTTTCCAATGAGAGTAGGATCTTTAAGTGTGTTTAATCTCCAATATCCTCCAGTaccttttagattttttttagtaGCTTGCAAATTCAGGGAAATTAAGTGATCAGAAAAGGGAGTCAACTGATGATCTACATCTATAACAAAATGGGAGAAATTAGGAATAATCTATTCTAGATTTACGTGACATAGTTTGGTTggtccaggtataaccctttgtATCCGGATTGAAATAATGCCAGGCATCAACAGAGATCCTTGCATAATGTAGTGATGATATTGCTATTTTGAAGGCTTTGACTCGTTCTAGGAGGAAAACGATCAACAGATGCATCAGGTGTTTAATTAAAATCCCTTGAAATAATTAGAAACGCCTCTGAGTATTTGTGTAAATCCTGTACTTTTCTGGTAAATTGGGTAAAAAGGGTCTTATTAGGAGCATGTGAGTTATGTCCATATACATTACAGATGATGAAAATAACATTGTCAAGTTTAACAGTTACTATGACCCATCTCCCATCCTGTGAAGATGTGGATTCTAGAATGTCACCTTTAAACTTGTGAATGTGTCAGTGTCAAAACACCAGAATGATTTGATCCATGACTGAAATAGACCATATCTCCCCATTGTGATTACAAAAATTTCAAATCACTTTCACCCGAAATGAGTTTCCTGCgtttacaatataaaaataagGCTTTCCTTTTTTGTAAGATCTCTCAAACCCCTAGCATTCAGACTAAGGATATTGAGTGAGTTGAAAACTACCTCCTGCATTTAAAAAAAGAACAAATTAGATAAAAGAAGTGGTAATGTGAACAATAAAACAGTGAACCTTGAGAGGGATTACTCCGACGGAAAATTACGCACAGCTGAGGTAGCGGTGGTTAACAGCAAAAATGTTAATTTCCTTTATTTTTGGGCAAGTGTTCATAGGTTAACTTAGTTCATGCAGTACATTTACTCATGGCAGTACTCACAGTTCCAGTTCGGTTAATGTCAACAGAGTTACCCAGTAATCATTATTTTTTCGATAAACGCGTGTGGGCCCTTGAACCCAGCCTTCTTTTCCTCTTGTCGTGCCTTGCCTTCTGTATAAGCGGCCACACTTTCTCCCTGGCAGCCTGATCCTGCGGTATCAGAGCCTCTTTGATGCGGAGCTTCTTCTCGTCCAGAAACGTGTTCCCCTTGGTCATTTTCCAGATTATGTCCCTGTAATGGCGCATAGTTAAGCGCAAAATGATATTGCGAGGTGGTCCATCATATCTTCGTTTCCCAAGTCGATCACGTCTCTTAGCTTGTCTTTGATGCACGGAGTCACCTTTCCCAGGATATTAATGATTGCTTCCCTAATATTCCTCTACCTCTTTTACACCTTGGATTTTCAGATTCCACCTGCGAAAGTAGCTTTGAAGTTCAGCTACATTCTCACAGGTCATTATTTGGGGGTTGCAGTTTCTAAAACTCATTCTCTAGGAACGTTATATTTTCCTCGTTTTCGCTCACAATTTTGTGAAGCTGACTGACAGTTTTTGACAACTGATCGATCTTCTTTGATGTATCTTCGGTGGCCCGCTCTGATGGACTCACTGAAGAACGTGGCGTCTTGTTTAGTGGACAGGGACTGGATTGCAGAGAAAAGTTAAGACATGGAAATGTCTTACTTTTTTCACCGGTGGATTTTTAATTGGAGTCTGAGGTAAAAAAAGGTCGCAGGACTTTCATCCTGGTCTGTTTTGTTCTTTCTCTTGCTTGAGCTCGCAGCATCTTGTGTATCCATGCTGCTTTGGTTCTCGTCGTGGCCAGCTAGCATGTCTGCCGTCTTCTGTGAGGCTTGGATATTCCGTTTATTATTGTCTTTCTGTCGTGTTCTTCCAATTCAACTTGACAAAAACGAAATCTAAACTTATCCTATGCCGCTAAAACAAGTTGTAGTTAGTTTCTTTCAACAGTGATAGCCAATGAAAGACTGTTAAAACCACTTAACCCTCAATGTTGCTTTGACAAGCGAGAGAACACGCCCTCAGCGACGCCATCTTAGACATCCTGAGGAATCTACTTCGAGACTGCGGTAATATAAATATGACGTATTTACGTAGAAATAACCTACTTTACATGTTCCGCGTTGTAGCATAACTTTAAGAATATTATATTTTCATATTGATGAATGATTGTGTCATTTTACTACAACGAATAGGCAGGCCTACGCTATGCTGTTTTCTCGCTTTCGTTTTCAACATACTGTTGGTTCTACCTCTGCATCTCCCGTAACTCTCTTCTGATTTTAAAAGTGCGCTGCTAAAACTCACTCGAATTGTCACAGTTCTTGAAATATTAAACGCTATGGCCTTGTCATTATTCATGAATGCTTTCTTGTTTGATTGCAACTGAATAAACCGACAAAATAATATAAGGAACACAACATCACATGATTGCCAGTCAGCAGCCCAGACAGACTTTGCTCTGCTGTGGTGGTAGAATGCTTGCGAAACACACGAAACAGACCTGGGGGTTCATTTATAAACCGTGTGTATGTAAAAACAACTGACCCCAAAACATGCACACTTTCACTGCGGCACATAGAATAGTTGTTGCTCTAAAAGCCAGTATGTATTCCATATACAGTGAGTTTATTTGTGGTGAATAATGGGTGGAGTTAAAGGCCATCAACACTGTATTTATTTaagcagggagtcatgctgagaccatgGTCTGTTTTGCAGATGAGCCCTGCATGAACATCAATCAACAACAATTACACTaaacatatctatatacacaaaTTACACAATAAATGAAAAGCAAACACAAAAATCTACCTGATGATGATTTCAGCAACCATATTCATTAACTGTCAAGTATTGACCCATCAGTGCAGATGAAAGGGGTGGAGAGAATAGATCCTCAAAACAACATTTTATAAATAATTGACTAGGAAATAGATGCCTATGTCCTTTTAAAATGCAAAGATTAACTAAATAGATTCTCTCTTCTAACTAATGGTAAAGGATTGCATTTTGTTATTAACCTTATTGTTATGAATAAACCTGTCCATCATATTCCCCCCCATTTGCACACAATACTAGTCTACTTGCCTATTTTCAATGCTATACTTCACCAACTAGAAACTTTGCATAGGCATGGTCTAAAGTTTGTGGGAAGGTGAGCACATTTTCATGTCAAGTTCAGATTTTATAAATTACAATTTTTGTTTTAAAACTGTCACGCAGGTTTTATGGTCCATTTTGTACATATGAACGGTTTATAAATACCGGTTTTGAAAAATTCCGCATTAGTTGGACATTTTCTCAATCtaaaaggcacaacctagattggAGCCAATgccttaagtagttgaacatgttattacttcaacctcgtgaaagtgacaaatTCACACGTTTTCATTTTCGTCAAAAACAATTCTATATCGAAGGAGGGAGGGCCTTTGAGTTGATATTTTGCACATGCGCAGTTCAGCTCTACGAGCGTTACACCCGATGACGTGTTTCTACGCATGAGTTTGGCAAGCCAATGTagccatgacatcgcctacaattGTGATCGAGGATTTCTATTGGTGAATCAGTTTGTCTGTCTTCATACTGTGCTGTCTTTGGTAAAATTGACTTTACTCAATGTACAAGGCTACTtcaccacaagatggcagcattCTCTAATAATAATTTGCCATTTTCTGTTTCACACTTCTCAGATGAGCTTATTACAAACTTTTTTCTGTGATTTAATTCGGCAAGATCATCATTTACAAAAATAAAGGTAATTTTTTATTATGATTCAGTAAACTTTTAGTCACCACCATCAATGTGAATAACTCAGGGGTGGCCAGCCAACGTACATTACTATATTATATGTAATAACTGTGCAGTGTATGCAATATTTAAGCAGAATATAAGAGCTATTCTTACTATGCAGTGCATGTACTAAAATACATTAAGTCAACAGGTCTGTTCATCTCAATACTTCAAAACTCCTAAACACGTCACAAATCTGGTACGTGGGTCTTTCCAGTGAGTTGGGGAAGAATGAGGAACCATGGCACAGTTTGAAAGCCTGATATGGACTGTAAGAGAAACATTTCTGACTTGCACATTTTGTGGCTTTGAGTCTTTTTACTAGCCTTGTACGCCGTGAAACAGAATGTAAACTCATGAAATCAGGATGGTTTGTACGAGGCTCTTTTCACGCAACAGAAATTCCTGGCACCAAACAGTGTGCTCAATTCACAGTACGACACCACATTTACAAAAGCCAGTTTAAAAAATAGTTCTATATAATTACATATTTGAATAGTGAGTGAATAGTGTATTTCTTTCTCTATTTCCAGGTACCTATTATATTGGTGCTTGAAAGCATTGGATCCTGTATTGCATGTGGTAGAGCTGAGTACAGAATAAGGGATGAATGTTGTCCCATGTGTTGGCCAGGTAAGGACCGTCTCTATACATCATATGAATCACCAGACGTCAATACATCATCAACACTAACATATAACTTTTCTACTTCTAAACATTGATCACAGTTTCACATAATGATCCAGCCATCTATAAAATAGGTGATAGAGATTGCAGAATGTGTAGGCCTGGTAAGGACCTTGTGTATTTTTATGAggggttaataataataataacaacaataataattatgataataataataccaaAACGGCATTATTTTCTGTTTATCTTTTCAACAGGACATCGTGTACATAGTCATTGTACTAAATCTAAACATACACCTTCCTGTATGCCCTGTATTGACTCCACCTTCCTTGATGAGCCCAGTGGTAAAACAACATGCAACAACTGTAACACATGTGATCCAGGTGAAAATTCTGTGTTCTGGGCATAAACACTGAGCTACTTTACTATATCAGCTGTTGTTTTAATGAAATACAACAGACTTTACATTGGGTTTCAGATACCAAGTGACATGTTTTCTCTCTAGGTTTGGGTTTGATGGTAAAGCAGCCATGTACACCTTCATCAGACACTGTCTGTGGGACACTGGAGGGGTTCTACTGTCTAGACCCAACTAAGGATGGTTGTAGAGCAGCCCAGAGACACAGCAGCTGTAAACCTGGTCAATACATCAGTCACACAGGTTGGTCTTCTGTCTCATCATAATACTAATTGTG
Encoded proteins:
- the LOC139416903 gene encoding tumor necrosis factor receptor superfamily member 5-like isoform X1; this translates as MAQFESLIWTVPIILVLESIGSCIACGRAEYRIRDECCPMCWPGHRVHSHCTKSKHTPSCMPCIDSTFLDEPSGKTTCNNCNTCDPGLGLMVKQPCTPSSDTVCGTLEGFYCLDPTKDGCRAAQRHSSCKPGQYISHTGTTSTDTVCAVCPGKTYSDGSLTSCQPHTECEFLEIKPGTPFSDSECGVSSLPTAGIIAGVLIGVPFFLTIAGVCLFMRREMVRTRHNLGHQIPTQASPDQEIPMLPGGNGKAHLQGFLNMCTE
- the LOC139416903 gene encoding tumor necrosis factor receptor superfamily member 14-like isoform X4 produces the protein MAQFESLIWTVPIILVLESIGSCIACGRAEYRIRDECCPMCWPGHRVHSHCTKSKHTPSCMPCIDSTFLDEPSGKTTCNNCNTCDPGLGLMVKQPCTPSSDTVCGTLEGFYCLDPTKDGCRAAQRHSSCKPGQYISHTGTTSTDTVCAVCPGKTYSDGSLTSCQPHTDWCLFIYEKRNGENKTQLRPSNTYTGIPRSGNTNAAWGK
- the LOC139416903 gene encoding tumor necrosis factor receptor superfamily member 5-like isoform X2, which translates into the protein MAQFESLIWTVPIILVLESIGSCIACGRAEYRIRDECCPMCWPGHRVHSHCTKSKHTPSCMPCIDSTFLDEPSGKTTCNNCNTCDPGLGLMVKQPCTPSSDTVCGTLEGFYCLDPTKDGCRAAQRHSSCKPGQYISHTGTTSTDTVCAVCPGKTYSDGSLTSCQPHTECEFLEIKPGTPFSDSECGVSSLPTAGIIAGVLIGVPFFLTIAGVCLFMRREMVRTRHNLGHQIPTQASPDQEIPMLPGGNDSSPRHSQ